One genomic segment of [Phormidium] sp. ETS-05 includes these proteins:
- a CDS encoding DUF928 domain-containing protein — protein MPWKQLRRVSITMGWALLLPLLVWEGLPVQAVEFTPPDVGPPGRRIGGGTRAAQPLPTGAQATPGIFESSDPEPPGRRIGGATRGPDAEKRMCLQDDDRSRRNLPPAPTSETVSPDMEKRLLTVLLPDQDTKLGLTVEAHPTFFWYVPNTSARQVEFLLMDETDVIYETQVNISGNAGIVSLTLPETAPALTESKYYRWYVFMVCDPTDRGSDAYTGGWVQRVQPNQELAAQLKAAQGKELVLAYAKAGIWHETVASLLQLRQSNPENEGLVNDWVELLGSVNLKSFAEAPLILPEENPSESSSPPNIEFQPPGTTEPEGVNPGTTR, from the coding sequence ATGCCCTGGAAACAATTACGTCGAGTTTCGATAACTATGGGATGGGCACTGTTGCTGCCTTTGTTAGTCTGGGAAGGTTTGCCAGTGCAGGCAGTGGAGTTCACACCCCCAGATGTGGGTCCGCCGGGACGGCGGATCGGGGGAGGAACTCGGGCGGCTCAACCCCTTCCTACTGGGGCCCAAGCTACCCCAGGTATTTTTGAATCTTCCGATCCGGAACCTCCGGGACGGAGAATTGGCGGGGCTACTCGCGGACCGGACGCGGAAAAGAGAATGTGCCTTCAGGATGACGATCGCTCTCGCCGGAACCTCCCACCGGCTCCTACCAGCGAGACTGTTTCGCCAGATATGGAAAAACGGCTGCTCACAGTTCTGCTGCCAGATCAAGACACGAAGTTGGGATTAACCGTGGAAGCTCATCCTACTTTCTTCTGGTATGTACCGAATACCTCGGCTCGGCAAGTGGAATTCTTGCTGATGGATGAAACCGATGTGATTTATGAAACTCAGGTGAACATCTCTGGCAATGCGGGTATTGTGAGTCTAACTTTGCCGGAAACAGCGCCCGCTTTGACTGAGAGTAAGTATTATCGCTGGTATGTGTTTATGGTCTGCGACCCGACCGATCGGGGCAGTGACGCCTACACTGGGGGATGGGTGCAACGGGTGCAACCCAACCAGGAGCTTGCAGCCCAGTTAAAGGCTGCTCAAGGTAAGGAGCTGGTGTTGGCTTATGCTAAAGCAGGCATTTGGCACGAAACCGTTGCCTCTTTACTCCAGTTGCGCCAGTCTAACCCAGAGAATGAGGGGCTGGTAAATGACTGGGTAGAACTACTCGGCTCCGTCAACCTCAAATCTTTTGCCGAAGCACCCCTGATCCTCCCAGAGGAAAACCCCTCTGAGAGCAGTTCTCCCCCAAACATTGAGTTTCAGCCACCTGGAACCACTGAACCAGAGGGGGTTAATCCTGGTACTACCCGCTAA